A window from Malania oleifera isolate guangnan ecotype guangnan chromosome 7, ASM2987363v1, whole genome shotgun sequence encodes these proteins:
- the LOC131159624 gene encoding probable fructokinase-6, chloroplastic isoform X2, translating to MALHSGVFCFSGITLNSRRSENRVSGLNLLSRGRIRDSPFSAPSFSVSVRRWRLQGKAFPDNRSPEKTQESPLVVCFGEMLIDFVPITSGLSLAESPAFKKAPGGAPANVAVGIARLGGSSAFIGKVGEDEFGYMLASILKENHVNYKGMRFDPGARTALAFVTLRKDGEREFMFYRNPSADMLLQEDELDFDLIKKANIFHYGSISLITEPCKSAHIAAAKVAKDAGVILSFDPNLRLPLWPSAESAREGIMSIWELADIIKVSEEEIIFLTNGEDPYDDAVVRTLYHPNLKLLLVTEGPDGCRYYTKNEVAN from the exons ATGGCTCTTCATTCCGGTGTTTTCTGCTTCAGTGGTATTACTTTGAATTCTCGCAGATCGGAGAATCGGGTTTCCGGTTTGAATCTGTTGAGTCGAGGGAGGATTAGAGACTCGCCGTTTTCAGCTCCGTCATTCTCCGTATCAGTGCGGCGGTGGAGACTGCAGG GAAAAGCATTTCCAGATaatagatcacctgaaaaaacaCAGGAATCACCACTTGTGGTTTGCTTTGGGGAGATGTTAATTGATTTTGTCCCAATTACAAGTGGGCTGTCTTTAGCTGAATCACCTGCATTTAAAAAAGCCCCAGGAGGTGCTCCTGCTAATGTTGCTGTTGGCATAGCTCGTCTTGGTGGATCATCAGCATTCATTGGCAAG GTTGGTgaagatgaatttggatacatgCTTGCTTCTATTCTAAAAGAGAACCATGTAAACTACAAAGGAATGCGTTTTGATCCTGGTGCCCGTACCGCTTTAGCATTTGTTACTCTAAGAAAGGACGGGGAACGTGAATTCATGTTTTATCGTAATCCTAGTGCTGATATGTTGCTTCAAGAAGATGAGcttgattttgatttaatcaaAAAG GCAAACATTTTTCATTATGGCTCTATAAGTTTGATTACGGAACCTTGCAAGTCAGCCCACATTGCTGCAGCAAAGGTGGCAAAGGATGCCGGTGTAATTCTGTCCTTTGATCCCAATCTGAGGCTTCCATTGTGGCCGTCCGCAGAGAGTGCCAGAGAGGGAATAATGAGCATATGGGAGCTTGCTGATATTATTAAG GTAAGTGAAGAAGAGATTATTTTTCTGACAAATGGAGAAGATCCATATGACGACGCTGTAGTTCGCACATTGTACCATCCGAATCTCAAATTGCTCCTTGTCACTGAGGGTCCAGATGGTTGCAGATATTACACCAAG AATGAAGTTGCAAATTGA